CCCTCTAATGACTGTAGAAAATATTTATCAGGTGCCTCTTATACTGGAAGAAGCAGGATTGGGAGATATTCTCATCCGTTCCTTAAGTTTGAGCTCTGGTAAAGCTGACCTTAAAGATTGGCAGGGAATGGTAGATCGGATACTGCAGCCTCAACCAGAAGTATTGATTGGTGTAGTAGGTAAGTACGCCGATCTCCATGATGCCTATCTATCTGTAAGAGAGGCCTTGAGGCATGCTGGGTTTTCCCAGAATCGTAGCGTCACGATTGATTGGATTCAATCTGAAGACCTGGAAAACAATAATGCTGAATCCTTACTGCGACATGTCTCTGGGATTGTAGTTCCGGGAGGATTTGGGCCACGTGGGACTGAGGGTATGATTAATGCTGTCACCTACGCTAGGAAAAATGGGATTCCTTATCTGGGTTTATGCCTTGGTATGCAAGTTATGGTTATTGAGCATGCAAGGGAAGTTGCGGCTTTGAATGACGCCAATTCATCTGAATTTGACACTCAATCGAATAACCAAGTTATACATTTAATGGATGACCAGAAGGACGTAGATTCGATGGGTGGAACAATGAGGCTTGGCAATTATCCCTGTACGATAGTTCCAAACTCTAAAGCATCTGCGATTTATGGGGTTGAGCAGATTTTGGAACGGCATAGGCATCGCTTTGAATTTAACAATTCATATCGTGAGGTACTTCAAGAAACTGGCCTTTTTGCCAGCGGCCTATCACCAGACGGAAAGCTCGTAGAAATTGTCGAGCATACGGACCATCCATTTATGGTAGGAGTACAATTTCACCCTGAATTTCGGTCAAGGCCTTTAAACCCTCACCCTCTATTTGATGAGTTTATATCGGTAGCTTCGAAAACTATTAGAGAAGGCGATCAGCATCAGTTTGCCATAGGTAGGTGAAATTACTTGAAATATT
The DNA window shown above is from Dehalococcoidia bacterium and carries:
- a CDS encoding CTP synthase; its protein translation is MSTKYIFVTGGVASSVGKGISAASIGRILKSRGISVAIQKLDPYLNVDPGTMSPYQHGEVFVTKDGCETDLDLGHYERFIDIELTETANITAGQIYTQVIAKERRGDYLGGTIQTVPHVTNEIKDFMHRISSDHAPDVVVVEVGGTVGDIEGQPFLEAIRQMRSEIGRENTFYIHVTLLPFIGATGELKTKPTQHSVKELRSIGIQPDAIVCRADLEISDEIKEKISLFCDVRKEAVIPLMTVENIYQVPLILEEAGLGDILIRSLSLSSGKADLKDWQGMVDRILQPQPEVLIGVVGKYADLHDAYLSVREALRHAGFSQNRSVTIDWIQSEDLENNNAESLLRHVSGIVVPGGFGPRGTEGMINAVTYARKNGIPYLGLCLGMQVMVIEHAREVAALNDANSSEFDTQSNNQVIHLMDDQKDVDSMGGTMRLGNYPCTIVPNSKASAIYGVEQILERHRHRFEFNNSYREVLQETGLFASGLSPDGKLVEIVEHTDHPFMVGVQFHPEFRSRPLNPHPLFDEFISVASKTIREGDQHQFAIGR